One genomic region from Bacillus rossius redtenbacheri isolate Brsri chromosome 6, Brsri_v3, whole genome shotgun sequence encodes:
- the LOC134532743 gene encoding aminoacyl tRNA synthase complex-interacting multifunctional protein 1 isoform X1 — MASSNVLERLELRAVEAEKLIESLKLEVADIKKSSSSLGRVKLEVENERLRKEVEEWKDKLIKLEVTNGKLQIPLPSQNGVSTAACGERLPQQKERTGSSEVKVKPPVEDAPVESKPEDRKKKEKKQQVGDESKKGKATSEEPPVDVGRLDLRVGRIVEAKRHPDADSLYLEQVDVGEEKCRTVVSGLVKHVPLEDMQGRMAVLLCNLKPAKMRGVTSEAMVMCASSPDKVEILAPPGGSVPGDLVHVEGYPRAPDLVLNPKKKVFETVAPDLLTDGAGVATYKGVPLAVPGKGVVSAPTLAGVHIK, encoded by the exons ATGGCTTCTTCAAATGTTCTCGAGAGACTAGAACTGCGTGCTGTTGAAGCGGAGAAATTAATTGAATCGTTAAAACTGGAG GTTGCAGATATAAAGAAGTCATCATCATCACTAGGCAGAGTTAAACTAGAAGTAGAAAATGAACGTCTGAGGAAAGAAGTTGAAGAATGGAAAGATAAACTTATCAAGTTGGAAGTAACTAATGGCAAGCTACAG ATCCCGCTGCCATCTCAAAATGGGGTTTCGACAGCAGCTTGTGGTGAAAGACTTCCACAGCAAAAGGAACGGACTGGCAGCTCGGAAGTGAAAGTCAAGCCCCCAGTCGAGGACGCGCCGGTGGAAAGTAAACCCGAAGATCGAAAGAAGAAGGAGAAGAAGCAGCAAGTCGGCGATGAAAGTAAAAAGGGCAAAGCCACAAGCGAAGAGCCGCCTGTGGACGTGGGACGGTTGGATTTGCGCGTGGGACGAATAGTGGAGGCGAAGAGACACCCGGACGCAGATTCGTTATACCTGGAGCAAGTTGACGTTGGAGAAGAGAAGTGCCGCACCGTG GTCAGCGGTCTGGTGAAGCACGTGCCCTTGGAGGACATGCAGGGTCGCATGGCGGTTCTCCTGTGCAACCTGAAGCCGGCCAAGATGCGGGGCGTCACGTCCGAGGCGATGGTGATGTGCGCCAGCTCCCCGGACAAGGTGGAGATCCTGGCGCCCCCGGGGGGCAGCGTCCCGGGAGACCTCGTGCACGTGGAGGGCTACCCCCGAGCGCCCGACCTCGTCCTCAACCCCAAGAAGAAGGTGTTCGAGACGGTGGCCCCCGACCTGCTGACGGACGGGGCCGGAGTGGCCACGTACAAGGGCGTGCCTCTCGCTGTCCCAGGGAAGGGTGTGGTGTCGGCTCCCACGCTCGCGGGCGTCCATATCAAGTAG
- the LOC134532743 gene encoding aminoacyl tRNA synthase complex-interacting multifunctional protein 1 isoform X2: protein MASSNVLERLELRAVEAEKLIESLKLEIPLPSQNGVSTAACGERLPQQKERTGSSEVKVKPPVEDAPVESKPEDRKKKEKKQQVGDESKKGKATSEEPPVDVGRLDLRVGRIVEAKRHPDADSLYLEQVDVGEEKCRTVVSGLVKHVPLEDMQGRMAVLLCNLKPAKMRGVTSEAMVMCASSPDKVEILAPPGGSVPGDLVHVEGYPRAPDLVLNPKKKVFETVAPDLLTDGAGVATYKGVPLAVPGKGVVSAPTLAGVHIK from the exons ATGGCTTCTTCAAATGTTCTCGAGAGACTAGAACTGCGTGCTGTTGAAGCGGAGAAATTAATTGAATCGTTAAAACTGGAG ATCCCGCTGCCATCTCAAAATGGGGTTTCGACAGCAGCTTGTGGTGAAAGACTTCCACAGCAAAAGGAACGGACTGGCAGCTCGGAAGTGAAAGTCAAGCCCCCAGTCGAGGACGCGCCGGTGGAAAGTAAACCCGAAGATCGAAAGAAGAAGGAGAAGAAGCAGCAAGTCGGCGATGAAAGTAAAAAGGGCAAAGCCACAAGCGAAGAGCCGCCTGTGGACGTGGGACGGTTGGATTTGCGCGTGGGACGAATAGTGGAGGCGAAGAGACACCCGGACGCAGATTCGTTATACCTGGAGCAAGTTGACGTTGGAGAAGAGAAGTGCCGCACCGTG GTCAGCGGTCTGGTGAAGCACGTGCCCTTGGAGGACATGCAGGGTCGCATGGCGGTTCTCCTGTGCAACCTGAAGCCGGCCAAGATGCGGGGCGTCACGTCCGAGGCGATGGTGATGTGCGCCAGCTCCCCGGACAAGGTGGAGATCCTGGCGCCCCCGGGGGGCAGCGTCCCGGGAGACCTCGTGCACGTGGAGGGCTACCCCCGAGCGCCCGACCTCGTCCTCAACCCCAAGAAGAAGGTGTTCGAGACGGTGGCCCCCGACCTGCTGACGGACGGGGCCGGAGTGGCCACGTACAAGGGCGTGCCTCTCGCTGTCCCAGGGAAGGGTGTGGTGTCGGCTCCCACGCTCGCGGGCGTCCATATCAAGTAG